The window TTTGATGGAGTGGTGAAAGGAAAGACAGAACTATATCAGGACATTGCTGCTCGCCAAGGCAAGCTATTTGTTTGTACCGATCATGCCATACTTATGGATAAAAGCTCGATGGTGAAAGACCGCATCTTCTATGGTTTAGCGCCGAAAGCAGATTGCCGGGGACACATCGAAAAGTCAGAGGGTGAAATGCTTTCGGTTTATTATGAAACGAAACAAACACTCATCCAGACACAATTGGTGGGCGATTACAATTTTGAAAATGTGATGAGTGCCATTTGCATCGGCCAATATTTTGGTGTGGAAATAGAGAAAATCAAAGATGCAATAGAATCATACATCCCTTCCAGCAACCGTTCTCAGAAAATTTCTTATGGCTCCAATACCGTCATCCTCGATGCCTATAATGCCAATCCATCCAGCATGAACGAGGCGCTCAAGAATTTTGAAAAGATTCAGGCTCCGAATAAAATGGTCATTCTTGGTCAGATGATGGAACTTGGAATTTATTCGGACGAAGAGCACAGGAAGATAGCGAAGACTGTGGAGGCTATGCCTTTTTCCAAAAAGGTTTTTGTCGGCGAAGGTTTTTCCTTCCTGAAAAATAATACTTCGGTAGTTTATTTTGAAAACAGCGGTGAACTAAAAATCTGGTTTCAACAACAGGATTTAAAACAACATTATATCCTTGTTAAAGGTTCCAGAAAAAACAAACTGGAAGAAATATTGACTCAGACCAACTTGGTATAAGCCTTCATCCAACGGTCGGGTAGGTCGTGGTCGCAGGCCTCTTCATAATCTTTGAACGAGCAAGGCACTAATTGGTGTCGGCCATATTTTTGCTTATCGCCAAAAGGCAGTTCCATCCACCAGCGGTCGGTTTTTTTGCTGCGCCAGAAAATCAGTTCATGGTCACCTTCTTCAATGTGGATGGTGAACTTGAAGTGCTCGTCTAAGGTAACCGGATAGTCACTCATGCGGTTGTAATAACCCTCGACAAAATACCAAATCATCTGGGCCGCAAGCTGGGTGGTCTGGCGGTTACGGTCATAGTCCGGATTGATTTCAAAAATGCCCAGCGAAGTCAGTTTATCACTCAAGCCCGCATAGCGGGTGATTTGACACAACTCCTCCCCGCTGAAACCGTTGGGCGAAGCCTGTGCATGCGCCGGAGCATCTGCCTGGCGGAGGCAGGAAATGTCAATACTCAGCATATCGGCATCGCGCAAAATCGGCTCTGTTTCTTCCAGATTGGCGCGGATTAAACCCAAGCGATGGCAGTCAAAATTCAAGCCTTCTAAAGTTTCAACTGCTTTTACATCGTTCAGGTAAGTTTGATAGCCAACGTGGCTATAGTTGAATAAATAGTTGGGAGCTTGCGTAAAAATCTTCATCAGAAAAGACGAAGCATCCATACTCTTTCCCGGAGCATCTTGCATATCTATTTTTTCATCCAGCACTACGAGATTGATCAGCGCATTCAAGTCCTTATAACCCAAATACTGACCAAAGGTGAGGTCGTGACTGCCGCCTACAATGATGGGAATGACTTTGTGAGTCAGCAGTTCCAGCATCACAGATGCCAGAGCGAAATGAGTGTCGCGGGGATTGTCGCCGGGCATAATATTTCCCAGGTCAATCATCTTAAATTCTTTCTCTGCCGGCGGCATGGTGAGTTTATAAAACTCTTTGCGCACCAAGTCGGGTGCTTTGGCAGAACCGAGATTCGATTCGTTGCCGCGATCATCTCCTACACCAATCAGTGCCAGGTTAAAATCATGCAGATCGGGCTCGGCACCGTTATAAATAAAAATGTAATTGCCGAGTTGCCCCGGATGAAGTTCTGCGCCTTCTAAGAGATTTTCTTTGTCTATGGGTGTGAGGAATTCGTACATCATATATCGAATGTAGCATTCCGATATTTCACCGGCGAACGAGGAAGCACTAAAAAATAAACAACGAATGGAGGATTGAACTTTCCGAAGGACGCATTCAGTGCTTGTCCATCATAATCTCTTGTATGTCCAGTTTCGGTTCTTTGTGTGGTGCATGCGGATTCCATCCCATGATTTGCAGCATAATAAAATAGGAGATTACATAGGCGGGAATGATGTACCAAGCATTTTTTACCCAAGCCACAATACTTTTTGCCTCGGGGAACATATTTGAAAGCGCCACCCCAGCCGAGGAGCCAAACCAAATCATGCTGCCTCCAAAGCCCACCGCAAAGGCCAGTATGCCCCAATCATAACCGCCCTGCACCAGAGCCAGTTTGGTCAGTGGAATATTGTCGAACACCGAAGAGAGAAAGCCCAGCCCCAAAGTTGTATGCCAACTGGCCTCCGGCAATTTATCCACCGGCATCATCGAGGCCGATAGCACCAGCGCCAACAGAAAAATTGTTCCGCTCATGGCATGGCGAATTACTTTCCAATGTGTGGTGATGATGAATGAGCCGATGAAAATTGCCAACCAAACTCCGATAGCCGGAAAATCAAGGAGAATATTGGCGCCGACCGCTCCCAACAGCATCAAGACACAGACCAACACCCGCCGTTGGCTGATGTGAACATTCCGTACCTCATCTTTCATGATGGGGTTATATCGGTGTTGCTGTATGCTGGCCGGAATGCCGACTAAAATTAGGGCAGGTACCGCCGCCACATAAGCATGCAACACATCAAACAGGTTCACTCCGTCAATCCACATCATGGTGGTGGTGGTGTCGCCCAGCACCGAGCCGCTTCCGCCGGCATTGCTTGCGGCCACAATCGCTGCGAGGAATGCCAAATGCAATTTGCGCCGATATACCACATGCGCAATACCACCCCCTATCATTGTGGCGGCGATATTGTCGAGCAGTGCAGAGAGCATAAAAACGATGACCAACAAAGCAAATCCTCCCGTCCAGTTATCAGGCAAATATTTTGGCAGTCCTGCCGGAATTCCCGAATGTTCAAAATGATCGGCCAGAATGGCAAAGCCAATGAGAAGCCCGAATAGATTCAACAAATCTTTCCACTCGTGATGCAAATGGCCCACCAGCCCGAAAGAGGTGAACACTGTTTTATAGATCACGATGGCAACCATGCCGGTCAGCGCTACTTCCATCGTTTTGTGATGAAACAGCGCCACGCCCACTAAGGTCAATCCAAAAAGAAAAAACTCAAGACCTATCCCCCATATATTTACCGGTGCAAATAATTCCATAGGCGCGAATATAATCAAGCAGGGTTATGCTAAGAATTTGGAGACATATCGAAACTCCTATCTGCCGGAGAATGCAATTTCAGGACTGCGGACCTTTGTGTTGCTCCAACTTCACCTCCAACAATTTTTTGAGGTCTTCATAATCGCAAAGCAACATGCGGTGGTTGATATAAACCGGCGGAGGAAGCAGCCATTTTCTTTTCAGAAAGAAACGAAACAGGCTGCTCGGCTGGCGCTCAACAAAAGATGTGGGGTCATAAAGTTCCAGTATGATATTCGTTCGCTTGAAATAGCTAATGCCTTGAATGGATTTTATTTCATTCCATTTCACGAACACTTCCTGATAATAGCTGGCGCGGGAAATAATGCCTTCATCAGTCAGAATCAAGGCTGGTTTGCTGTCAAATAATTTTTTGATAGAAGAAAAAAGCATGCCGCCATAAAATATTCCGGCTGCGGTTCCTAAAATGTAAGCTGAAGAAATGTACGTCGTATTTTCATCCATCACTTTATAGTAACAAATCATAATCACCACAGTAAGGAATACTGCGGGTACAATCAAAAAAGATACAATCTTGTATTTATCCCAATAAATTTCAAATGGTTTTTGTGGCATGGTCTTGGTGTTTGGTATGCAAACTACAAAAGTCTTAAAGATTTTTGTGGTTTTTGAATTGGCAGGGGCTGTTGCTACCGCCCGTCCCTCTTTCCATCCTCCTTCTTTTTGATGACGATAAAAACCACAATGCCCACTGCCTCACACATTTGAAGAAACAGGGGCAAGTCAGGAGTGGCTTTGCCTTTCAGAAATTTGCTGTAGGTGCCGGGGTGGATGTTGAGATGATAAGCAAAGTCCTTTTTATTGGGGAATTTAGGCTTCCGCTGCTTCTCAATCAGATTCACTACCATGTGTATGGATTCACACTGCTTCATGGGTGGGGTGTTAGTATCCACAAAAATAAAGGAAAATCATTTTTAACAAAAACTTGCCAGTGGGGCAAGAATAGTTTGGAAACAGTGCCGAATGTTGCATTTCCAAAATCGGAAAGGCAAAATGACCCATGTTTTACAACATACATCACAGGAGTTACCGCATAAATCCCACGATTTACGGCTTGCCGCGCCGGAGTTATGTTGTACATCCGGCGATTTCTGTCAGAACTCCGAGGATTTACGGCTTACCTCTCAGGAGTTTTGTCGTAAATCCTGTGAGGTAAGCCATGCCGCCGATACCATTTACGATAGAAACAAAGATTTCACCATAAAAAATCCATTTTTTAATCAAAAACAAACCAATTAACATGAAACACAAACGCTATTTACCCGAAACCGACGAAGGCAAAGTGACCTGGCTCAATGCTTTCAATTTACAATTGCCCACCTATGCCGCCCTGTTTGGTATAGACCCCGCCGTGGTGACATCGCTGCTCGATGATGGCACTTTTTTCGGCTTTCTGATTGGGCTGATGCCTGCTTTTAAGGATTATCAGAAAACTCTGATTGATTATAAAGACATCATTCGCGATGGAGGAGCGCTGGGCGTGTCGGACGTGCCCGCTCCTCCGGGTTTAGCGCCACATATAGCAACCGGCGCCGGAATATTTCAAAGGGCGGCGTCCGTGGTGGGGCAAATCAAGGCACACCCTGCTTATACCGAATTGATTGGCGCAAACCTCGGCATCATTGGCGAGGAAATAACGGTGGATTACGACACGGCAAAACCCAATCCAAAAGGAACTTTGAAAAACAGTCATGCTTATTTGAAGTGGGACAATATGCACGCCGACGGAGCCAATATTGCGGTGGACTATACTGGCGGAACCAATTACAAGTTCATAGGCCATGTGGTAGCGGGTCATTTTTTAGACGCGCATACGCCTGATTCGGGCGTAGCTCAAAAGTTTGCTTACATCGTGCGCCTCACTTTGGGACCGGAGCAGGAAGAAGTAGGGTCTTGGAGCGACCCGGTTTTTGTAACGGTGACTGGCCAGGAGCTTATGCGATAAGACGGAGATTTGACAACTTTCTAAATTTGTCAAATCTATTGGAGCAAAAAAGCCATCTCGCAGGGGGTGGCTTTTTTTGTTTTACTACTCATTATCATATCATCACATTATCACGTTTCCATCGTTTTCTTTCCTTTTTCACCCATAATTCTATATTTGCCGTCCTTTTTTAACACCCCCCAAAGTTAAGAACAAAGAATTTTTAAACTTCAATCATAAACCAACAACAATTTTTCATGGAGAATCTGATTTACACCTTGCCGTTATTTGGAGTCATTGCGCTGGCCTACATGGCTTATATGTCCGCTTGGGTTACCAAGCAAGATGCCGGCGATGCCAAGATGATGGGCATAGCCCAGAATATCGCCGATGGCGCAATGGCGTTTTTGAAAGCCGAGTACCGCATCCTCTTTATATATGTACTGATTGCCGGATCGGCCTTGGGCGTTCTTTCGCAGGTGCCTAAGGTGGCGGCTCACAGCAGCTATCTGATTATTGGCTCTTTCGTGATTGGATGTCTCTTCTCGGCGCTGGCGGGTTTCTTAGGAATGAAAATCGCTACCAAGGCGAATGTTCGTACCACGCAGGCGGCTAAAACATCTTTGGCTAAAGCACTGAAAGTTTCTTTCGGCGGCGGAACCGTGATGGGGCTGGGTGTGGCTGGTTTGGCAGTATTGGGATTGAGTTCTCTGTTCATCATTTTCTTCTTCCGTTTCATGGGCGGCGATTTTGCTACCGGCGGTGGATATGATGGCATGACGAAGGTGTTGGAGGTGTTGGCAGGTTTTTCGCTTGGTGCTGAGTCCATTGCCTTGTTTGCCCGTGTGGGTGGAGGTATCTATACCAAAGCAGCTGACGTGGGCGCTGACTTGGTAGGAAAAGTAGAAGCAGGAATTCCGGAAGACGATCCGCGCAACCCGGCAACGATTGCCGACAACGTGGGCGACAACGTAGGCGACGTAGCGGGTATGGGTGCCGACTTATTCGGTTCTTATGTAGCGACGGTTTTGGCTTCGATGGTTTTGGGTAATTACATCATCCGCGATAATGGTGGAAGTATTGCCGACGGTTTTGGCGGTATCGGCCCCATTCTTTTGCCTATGACGATTGCCGGTGTAGGAATCATTGCTTCGATTATCGGTACTTGGTTTGTGGGCGTGCCGGACAATGCAAAATCTGATACAGATACGGTGCAGGGTGCTTTGAATCGCGGCAATAACATCGCGATGCTACTGGCGCTGGCGGCCTCTTTTGGTTTGATAAAATTGATGTTGCCTGAAACCATTCAAATGAGTGTGTTCAACGCCGGAAGTTTCAGTATGATGACCACCACTTCGCTGAATGTGTTTTTTGCGGTGTGTATCGGCATGACAGTTGGTTACCTTATTTCTTATATCACAGAATACTACACCGGTCTCGGCGGCAAACCGGTTCGTGGCATCGTTCAGAAATCTGCAACAGGTGCGGCGACCAACATCATCGCCGGCCTCGGAACCGGAATGCTTTCAACAGCTTTCCCGGTCATCATTTTTGCTGCGGCTATCTGGGGCGCTTATGCACTGGCTGGTTTTTATGGAGTAGGAATCGCTGCTTCGGCAATGATGGCTACTACAGCAATGCAACTGGCGGTAGATGCTTTCGGACCGATTGCGGATAACGCCGGAGGTATTGCAGAGATGAGTGAACTGCCTAAAGAAGTTCGCGAGAAAACAGACGTGTTGGATTCGGTGGGCAACACCACCGCTGCGGTAGGAAAAGGATTTGCCATTGCCTCTGCGGCTTTAACAGCGCTGGCGCTTTTCGCAGCTTATGTAACGCTGACCGGTATTCACGGCATCAACATTTTCGATGCAAAAGTTTTAGCAGCCTTATTTATAGGAGGAATGATTCCGGTGGTGTTCTCTGCCTTGGCGATGAACTCGGTTGGAAAGGCAGCGATGGATATGGTGAATGAAGTGCGCCGTCAATTCCGCGAAATTCCGGGCATCCTCGAAGGAACCGGAACGCCGGAGTATGGCAAGTGTGTAGAGATTTCTACCAAAGCAGCACTGCGCGAAATGGTGGCACCGGGGGTAATCACCATCGTCACTCCGATTATTATTGGAATAGGAATGGGCGCTGAAGCCTTGGGCGCATACATGGCGGGAGTAACCGTGAGCGGTGTGTTGTGG is drawn from Bacteroidota bacterium and contains these coding sequences:
- a CDS encoding UDP-N-acetylmuramoyl-tripeptide--D-alanyl-D-alanine ligase, giving the protein MNIKQLYQCFIESKGISTDTRKDLKGTLFFALKGDNFNGNLFAAKALEQGANYVVADELADVSLVEKFGERFILVPDTLKTLQELAAYHRQQFNCPVLAITGSNGKTTTKELIAAVLSQKFKTYYTPGNWNNHFGIPQTLLSVGKDAEFIVIEMGANHQGEIASYCEYVQPDFGLITNVGMAHTEGFGGFDGVVKGKTELYQDIAARQGKLFVCTDHAILMDKSSMVKDRIFYGLAPKADCRGHIEKSEGEMLSVYYETKQTLIQTQLVGDYNFENVMSAICIGQYFGVEIEKIKDAIESYIPSSNRSQKISYGSNTVILDAYNANPSSMNEALKNFEKIQAPNKMVILGQMMELGIYSDEEHRKIAKTVEAMPFSKKVFVGEGFSFLKNNTSVVYFENSGELKIWFQQQDLKQHYILVKGSRKNKLEEILTQTNLV
- a CDS encoding formimidoylglutamase; amino-acid sequence: MMYEFLTPIDKENLLEGAELHPGQLGNYIFIYNGAEPDLHDFNLALIGVGDDRGNESNLGSAKAPDLVRKEFYKLTMPPAEKEFKMIDLGNIMPGDNPRDTHFALASVMLELLTHKVIPIIVGGSHDLTFGQYLGYKDLNALINLVVLDEKIDMQDAPGKSMDASSFLMKIFTQAPNYLFNYSHVGYQTYLNDVKAVETLEGLNFDCHRLGLIRANLEETEPILRDADMLSIDISCLRQADAPAHAQASPNGFSGEELCQITRYAGLSDKLTSLGIFEINPDYDRNRQTTQLAAQMIWYFVEGYYNRMSDYPVTLDEHFKFTIHIEEGDHELIFWRSKKTDRWWMELPFGDKQKYGRHQLVPCSFKDYEEACDHDLPDRWMKAYTKLV
- a CDS encoding citrate transporter, with protein sequence MELFAPVNIWGIGLEFFLFGLTLVGVALFHHKTMEVALTGMVAIVIYKTVFTSFGLVGHLHHEWKDLLNLFGLLIGFAILADHFEHSGIPAGLPKYLPDNWTGGFALLVIVFMLSALLDNIAATMIGGGIAHVVYRRKLHLAFLAAIVAASNAGGSGSVLGDTTTTMMWIDGVNLFDVLHAYVAAVPALILVGIPASIQQHRYNPIMKDEVRNVHISQRRVLVCVLMLLGAVGANILLDFPAIGVWLAIFIGSFIITTHWKVIRHAMSGTIFLLALVLSASMMPVDKLPEASWHTTLGLGFLSSVFDNIPLTKLALVQGGYDWGILAFAVGFGGSMIWFGSSAGVALSNMFPEAKSIVAWVKNAWYIIPAYVISYFIMLQIMGWNPHAPHKEPKLDIQEIMMDKH
- a CDS encoding helix-turn-helix transcriptional regulator, with the translated sequence MKQCESIHMVVNLIEKQRKPKFPNKKDFAYHLNIHPGTYSKFLKGKATPDLPLFLQMCEAVGIVVFIVIKKKEDGKRDGR
- a CDS encoding sodium-translocating pyrophosphatase; this encodes MENLIYTLPLFGVIALAYMAYMSAWVTKQDAGDAKMMGIAQNIADGAMAFLKAEYRILFIYVLIAGSALGVLSQVPKVAAHSSYLIIGSFVIGCLFSALAGFLGMKIATKANVRTTQAAKTSLAKALKVSFGGGTVMGLGVAGLAVLGLSSLFIIFFFRFMGGDFATGGGYDGMTKVLEVLAGFSLGAESIALFARVGGGIYTKAADVGADLVGKVEAGIPEDDPRNPATIADNVGDNVGDVAGMGADLFGSYVATVLASMVLGNYIIRDNGGSIADGFGGIGPILLPMTIAGVGIIASIIGTWFVGVPDNAKSDTDTVQGALNRGNNIAMLLALAASFGLIKLMLPETIQMSVFNAGSFSMMTTTSLNVFFAVCIGMTVGYLISYITEYYTGLGGKPVRGIVQKSATGAATNIIAGLGTGMLSTAFPVIIFAAAIWGAYALAGFYGVGIAASAMMATTAMQLAVDAFGPIADNAGGIAEMSELPKEVREKTDVLDSVGNTTAAVGKGFAIASAALTALALFAAYVTLTGIHGINIFDAKVLAALFIGGMIPVVFSALAMNSVGKAAMDMVNEVRRQFREIPGILEGTGTPEYGKCVEISTKAALREMVAPGVITIVTPIIIGIGMGAEALGAYMAGVTVSGVLWAIFQNNAGGAWDNAKKSFEKGVEIEVNGKMEMFYKKSEPHKAAVVGDTVGDPFKDTSGPSMNILIKLSSLVGLTIAPLIAVVDHTETSVNTEKKIEVKEVVTKATAQVVNYTDYLDKK